Proteins encoded together in one Eubalaena glacialis isolate mEubGla1 chromosome 7, mEubGla1.1.hap2.+ XY, whole genome shotgun sequence window:
- the LOC133094362 gene encoding LOW QUALITY PROTEIN: olfactory receptor 1M1-like (The sequence of the model RefSeq protein was modified relative to this genomic sequence to represent the inferred CDS: substituted 1 base at 1 genomic stop codon), which yields MNCSKNSDFVLSGLSSDPDKQQLLFGLFLALYLLSVLGHLLLLLTIGADFHLHTSVYFFLSQLSLVDRCFTTKTAPKMLAALWTSNGLISFSEWVAQLYFFPLFADMDSLLLTVMAIDHYAAICHPLHYPLLMTPCRCGLLMGVSWGVAYSDSLIQTLLLTXLSFYTNLEIPHFFCDFSPLLRLSCSDTHLNEELSMVLTGLLGISPLLCIISSYAHIFLAVARVPSAQGKKKALATCSSHLSMFILFYSTVFATYRKSPSTSHISGELVAAVMYTLVTPTLNPFIYSLRNKDVNSSLKRVLGMESSWD from the coding sequence ATGAACTGTAGCAAGAACTCTGACTTTGTCCTCTCAGGGCTGTCCAGTGACCCAGACAAACAACAGCTCCTCTTTGGTCTCTTCCTGGCCCTCTACTTGCTGAGTGTCTTAGGCCACTTGCTACTTCTGCTGACTATTGGTGCTGACTTCCACCTCCACACCTCCGTGTACTTCTTCCTTAGCCAGCTCTCCCTGGTGGACCGCTGCTTCACTACCAAAACAGCCCCCAAAATGCTGGCGGCTTTGTGGACCAGCAATGgattgatctctttttctgagtgggTGGCCCAATTatatttctttccactttttgCTGATATGGACAGCCTGCTTTTGACTGTCATGGCTATTGACCACTATGCTGCCATCTGCCATCCTCTACACTATCCACTCCTAATGACTCCTTGCAGATGTGGACTGCTGATGGGTGTGTCATGGGGAGTGGCCTACTCAGACTCTTTGATCCAAACCTTGTTGCTAACCTGACTGTCATTCTATACTAATCTAGAGATTCCCCACTTTTTTTGTGATTTCAGCCCACTCTTACGGCTTTCCTGCTCTGATACCCACCTCAATGAGGAACTATCGATGGTTCTGACAGGACTTTTAGGAATCAGCCCTCTCCTCTGCATCATAAGTTCTTATGCCCATATTTTCCTTGCTGTAGCTAGGGTCCCATCAGCACAGGGTAAAAAGAAAGCCCTGGCCACATGCAGCTCCCACCTCTCCATGTTCATTCTCTTCTACAGCACAGTCTTTGCCACCTACCGGAAGTCCCCATCAACTTCTCACATCTCTGGGGAGCTGGTTGCTGCTGTCATGTATACCCTGGTAACTCCGACTCTCAACCCCTTTATTTATAGTCTGAGAAATAAGGATGTGAATAGTTCACTGAAAAGGGTTCTGGGTATGGAGAGTTCTTGGGATTAA